A stretch of Ignavibacteria bacterium DNA encodes these proteins:
- the umuD gene encoding translesion error-prone DNA polymerase V autoproteolytic subunit — MQTKIQLGTRHRQIRESVLQMSVADYAKHMQVKVPTVYSWESGRTSVPQDVLAILEKRYGISSGWLLTGTGSPTLGTSGPDHHSEPNVAKTALDRLEDQVQAIRSVIAELKSQSPLVVAPARSAKGARGPRIPMLSLGVSAGSPTASDDTIEREIDLAEMLLEHPESTYFIRVVGDSMTDAGISDGDTLIVDCAIQPRSGQIVIAKVYGELTVKRYIKAEGRPVLRAENRRYKDIAITADMDFTIVGVVRSCIKKL; from the coding sequence ATGCAAACCAAGATCCAACTCGGCACGCGCCACCGCCAGATCCGTGAATCAGTCCTTCAGATGTCCGTTGCTGATTATGCGAAGCATATGCAGGTAAAGGTTCCTACGGTCTATTCCTGGGAATCTGGTCGTACCTCCGTGCCGCAGGACGTCCTAGCGATCCTCGAAAAGCGTTATGGTATCTCATCAGGATGGCTTCTTACCGGTACCGGCTCCCCAACACTCGGCACGTCCGGTCCGGATCACCATTCAGAACCGAACGTTGCAAAGACTGCTCTTGACCGTCTTGAAGATCAGGTACAGGCCATTCGCTCCGTTATCGCCGAACTCAAGTCTCAATCCCCCCTAGTAGTAGCACCTGCCAGATCTGCAAAGGGGGCTCGCGGACCACGTATTCCAATGCTGTCTCTCGGAGTGAGTGCCGGATCTCCAACGGCCTCCGATGATACCATCGAACGTGAGATCGACCTTGCAGAAATGCTCTTGGAACATCCGGAAAGCACGTATTTCATACGAGTCGTAGGTGATTCCATGACCGATGCCGGGATCAGCGACGGAGACACGTTGATCGTGGATTGTGCTATACAGCCGCGCTCCGGCCAGATCGTGATCGCCAAGGTCTACGGAGAACTCACCGTCAAGCGCTACATCAAGGCTGAGGGACGGCCTGTACTGCGCGCTGAAAACCGTCGCTATAAGGACATCGCTATCACTGCCGATATGGACTTCACGATCGTTGGCGTGGTCCGCAGCTGTATCAAGAAACTCTAA